The nucleotide sequence CGTCCAGGGGGCGCAGCGGCATCGGCGCGACCGCCCCGACCGCACAGCGCACCCCGCGCCGCGCGGGGTCGAGGACGAGGGCGACGGAGGCGGTGGCCCGGCCGGGCCCGGTGCGCCCGGTGGCCTTGATGAAGGTCTGTGGGGCGTGCAGCAGCGGAACCCGGACGAATCCGACGAGTTCACCGGGGTTCAGCAGATCGACCCCGGCGAGCAGATGGCTGACCGGGATCTCGCGGCGGGACCCCTCGGGCCCGGCGATGATGACCGTGGCCTCCAGTGCGGCGAGCACCGGCAGCGCGTCGCCGGTGGGGGCGGCGGTGACGATGTTGCCGCCGAGGGTGCCCGCGTTGCGGATCTGCGGTGGTCCGGCGGCCCGCGCGGCCGCGGCCAGCGCCGGGATCAGCGCGGCGAAGTCGGGGCGGCCCATCCGGGCGTGGGTGAGTCCGGCGCCGAGGAGGGCGTGCCCGTCCAGATAGCGCCAGCCTCGGATTTCGCTGATCCGGCCGAGGCCGACGAGCGCGGCGGGCCGCAGCAGGCCGGAGTTGACCGCGGCCATCAGATCGGTACCGCCCGCCACGGGTACGGCGGCGGGCATGGCGGCCAGTGCCGCCACGGCCTCGTCGAGCGTGCCCGGCAACGTCACCGTGTGCGCCGCCTGCGGTGCGTGCGTGGTCAACCCAGCTGCCCCTTCCCCGGTGTCCCGGCTGTTGCGCCGTACGGTACGTGCTGACAGCCCGGACGTGGCAACTCTGGCACATCTTGCGAGCCCGCCGTCGTGGGGGTCCGTGATCCGTGGATCCGTCCCTGACCTGGGGGATGGTACGGGTTTGGGGCGAGGTCTCCGGCGGGAGTGGATTGCCACGTTTCAGGGACCCTTGTGCGATTTGGTCTTGCGCCGGAGGGACTACGCTCCCAGGGGCGGCGGAGCGTCGGCGCGCACCTTTCCAGGGCCCGGTTACCCGGCCGCGACCGGGGGTGCCCCCGGCCGCGGCGGGGCGGCTCACACGATCGGGGGCGCTCCCTCGCGCGGACGTCCGAGCAGGCCGGGGCGCCGCTGCCAGGGAAGCGGCCCGGCGGGCGGGCGGTAGCTCACGCCGAGCGCGTCCAAACGCGCGTAATGTGCCTCCATGCGCCCCTGGAACGCACCGAAGTCCCGTTCGGACGACGGCGGCAGCGCCGACCAGACGACCTCGGCGAAGGCGGCGAGCCGGGGGAAGGTCTGGTAGTCGACCCGTCGGCGGTCCTCCATCACCTCGGTCCAGACATTGGCCTGGGCGCCCAGCACCCGGTCCGCGTCGGCTCCGGTGAGCTGTGGTGGAACCGGTTCGAAGCGATAGACATCCTCCAGGGTGCGGACGTAGCCGATCGGGACCGGCTCGTCCTCGCCCGGAGCCTGCCGGTGGTCGAAGTACACCTGCTGCTCGGGGCACATGACGACGTCATGGCCGGCCCGCGCGGCGGCGATCCCGCCCGCGTAGCCCTGCCAGGAGGAGACCGCGGCGCCCTCGGGCAGCGGGGCGTCGGGCGCGCCGCCCTCGAGGATCTCGTCCCAGCCGATCAGCCGGCGCCCGCGCTCGGCGAGCCAGTGGCCGAAGTGGCGGATGAGCCAGCTCTGCAGCTCGCCCTCGTCGGCGAGGCCCTGCGCGCGGATGCGCTCCTGGGCGGCCGGGGACGCCTTCCACTGGTCCTTGGGGCACTCGTCGCCGCCGATGTGGACGAAGGTGCCGGGGAACAGCTCCAGGACCTCTTCCAGCACGTGCTCGAAGAAGCGGAGCGTGTTGTCGGTGGGGGCGAGTACGTTCGGGTTGACGCCCCAGGTGGTCCAGACTCCGAGGGAGGCGGTGTCGATGACATCGGTGTTGCCCAGCTCCGGGTACGCGGCGATGGCGGCCTGCGAATGCCCGGGAATGTCGATCTCCGGCACGACGGTGATATGCCGCTCGGCGGCGTAGGCGACGATCTCGCGGATGTCGTCCTGGGTGTAGTAACCGCCGTGCGGCCGCTCGTCCCACAGCGGGGACGCCCGGTGGCCGAGCTTGGTGCGCTCACGCCAGGCGCCGGTCTCGGTCAGCTTCGGATAGCGGCGGATCTCGACGCGCCAGCCCTGGTCGTCGGTGAGATGGAAGTGGAAGACATTGAGCTTGTGGGCGGCGAGCAGGTCGAGATACGCGAAGACGCCGTCCTTGGGCATGAAGTGGCGGGCCACATCCAGCATCAGCCCGCGCCAGGCGAACCGGGGCGCGTCCTCGACCGTCCGCTCCGCCAGCTCCCAGCCGCTCTCCGCGTCCCTGAGCGGGGCGCGCCGGAAGGCGTCGGGGCCCAGTAGCTGACGGAGCGTCTGGGTGCCCCAGTGGACGCCCGCGGCCGTGCCGCCCGCGATCTCCACCCGGCCGTCGGCGACGGTGAGCCGGTAGCCCTCGGGCTCCAGCGCGGCGTCGATCCGCAGCGAGACGGTGTCGGGGCCGCCGGGTTCGCCGTCCGGCAGGGACAGGCCGAGCGCCTGGCCGAGGGTGGTGCGCAGCAGGCGCGCCACGCCCTCGGTGCCGGGGCCGGCGGCCAGGGCGGTGTGCCGCGGGTGGATCCGCGCGCCCGCGCGGCCCGTACGGCTCTGGTCATGGCGGGGCGCGGGGATCAGCCCCGCGGCGTCGTGTGTCATCTGCTCCCTCATCGGCCCTTGGCGGCGCTTGCTGGCGCTTGCCGGCGCGTTGACAGCCCTTGTCGGTCCGTTCGTCGGTCTCTTCGTCAGTCCTTCACGGCGCCGCCGAGACCGGAGACCAGTCGGCGCTGTACGAGGACGAAGAAGATCAGCACGGGGATGGTCATGACGGTGGACGCCGCCATGATGCCTCCCCAGTCGTTGCCCTCGGCCTTGAAGAAGACCAGCAGCGCCATCGGAAGGGTGGAGTTCTCGGTCGCGCTGATGATGAAGGACTTGGCGAACAGGAAGTCGTTCCAGGTGGAGATGAAGGAGAAGACGCTCGTCGCGACCAGTCCGGGGAAGACCAGCGGGAAGAGGATCTGCCACAGGAAGCGGGAGCGGCTGGCCCCGTCGAGATAGGCCGCCTCCTCCAGCGCCTCGGGCACGGCCTTGACGAAGCCGCGCAGCATCCAGATGGCGAACGGCAGCGAGAAGGCGATATGCGGCAGGATCAGCGAGCCCAGGGTGTTGAGCCCGATCCCCGGCACCGACTCCCCCAGATCGCGCATCAGGAAGAACAGCGGGATGGTCAGCGCCTCGATCGGCACCATCTGCGCGACCAGGAACATGATCAGCAGCGTGGTGCGGAAGCGGAACCGGAAGCGGGCGACCGCCGTCGCCGCGAGGAAGGCGATCAGCGCCGAGGCGACCACCACCACCGCGGCCACCAAGAGGCTGTTGAGGAAGTAGCGCCCGAAGTCCTCCTGCTGGAAGACGCGCCGGAAGGAGTCCAGCGACGGGGCCGTCGTCCACGGCCGGGGCTCGGTGGACTGGATCTCCCCCTCGGGCTTGAAGGCCGAGAGCACCATCCAGTACAGCGGGAAGGCGACCACGGCCGCCACGATCAGGGCGGTGGCCTCGGCGGCGAAGCGCCAGGGACGGCGGATGCGCAGCGAGACGCGCGAGTGGCTCACAGTTCTTCTCCCTGGCGTCGCAGCAGCCGCAGATACACCAGCGTCACGACCAGCAGGATCAGCAGCATCACCACGCCGATCGCCGAGCCCAGGCTGTACTGCGAGGACGCGAACGCCTTCTGGTACGCGTACACGTTGAGCACCATGTTCTGGCGCGCGATCCCGCCGCCGTCGGTCATGACGTAGATCTGGGTGAAGACCTTGAAGTCCCAGATGATGGACTGGATGGTCACCACGACGAGGATCGGCCGCAGCATCGGCGCCATGATGGTGCGCCAGATCCGCCAGGTGGAGGCGCCGTCGAGGGCGGCGGCCTCCAGCACCTCGGTGGGGATGGACTTGATACCCGCGTAGACGGTGACCATCACGAACGGGAACGAGCACCATACGACCTCGAACAGCACCAGGGCGAAGGCGCTGTAGCGGTCGTAGGTCCAGGAGTAGTTCTCGAACCCGGAGAGCCCGAACCACACCAGGATCTTGTTCACCGGCCCGAAGTCGGGGTCGAAGAGGAAGACCCAGACCGTCGAGCCGGTGATCGCCGGGGTGGCCCAGGCGCCGAGCGCGGCCAGCATCAGCGCCAGCCGCGGAATGGCCCGTACGCGCGTCAGCAGCACCGCGAGCGCACAGCCGACGGCGAGGGTCGACACCACGCAGACGGCGGCGAAGAGCAGGGTGGCGACGACGACGTTCCAGAACTCGCCGTCGCGGAACAGCTCGGCGTAGTTGGCGAATCCCTCGAAGGTGGTGGGTTCACCGCCGCTGACCTGCGCCTGGGTGTACTCCAGGAAGGAAATCAGGCCGAGCTGGTAGATCGGGTAGATGAGCAGCCCGCCCAGGACGACGAGCGCCGGGGCGAGATAGAGCCAGGGCGTCCAGGCTCCCCGCCGGGAGCCCTTCCCGGCTCGGCGCCCGGCCGGGACGACGGGTCCCGGCCGGGACCGGCGGCCCTTGGCGGGGGCGCGCCGGGCGTGCTGTGCGGTGCCGGAGATCACTGCTGGAATGCCTCGTCCATCTTCTTCGCGGCGTCCTTGGTGGCGGTCTCCACGTTCTTACGGCCGCTGACGATCTCCTGGAACATGGTGGGCAGGATGAGCTGCGCGTCGATGGCCGCCCAGCCGGGCGAGGCGGGCACGAACTTGGCGCTGTCGTTGAGGGTCTTCACGAAGGGCTTGACGAAGGGGTCCTTCTGCGCGACATCGCCGCGCACATCGGTGAAGGTCGGCAGGAAGCCCATGGCGTCGTAGAGCTTGCGCTGGGTCTTCTTCCCGGAGAGCGTCTGCAGCAGGTCCACGGCGAGGGTGCGGTGCGTGGTGCTCTTGAGCACCCCGACGTTGTTACCGCCCGCGAAGGCCGGGGCGATGTCGCCCTTCTTCACGCCCGGCAGCGGCACGACCTTGTACTTGCCCTTGACCTTGCCCGCCTCGATGGCCTGACGGCTGAAGTCGCCGCCGATCGCCATGCCCGCCTTGCCCGAGGCGAACGCCTCGACGGTGTCGTTGCCGCCCCACTGGGCGCACTTGGCGGCCGGGCAGTTGTCGTTGCCGAAGAGCGAGGTGTACGCCTTGACGCCCTTCTGGGCGTCGGCGCTGTCGATGGCCGCCTCGTACTCGTTCGAGCCGAACTTGCCCTTCTCGCTGGCGAGATCGCCGCCGTTGGCCCAGATGAAGGGCATCGCGCCGTAGGTGTAGGCGCCGCCGACCGCGAGACCGTACAGATCCGACCGCTCCGAGCGGATCCTCTTCGCGGTCGCAATCAATTCGTCCTGGGTGGTCGGGGGCTCCAGGTCGAGGTCCTTGAAGACGTCCGTCCGGTAGTACAGCGCCCGGACACCGACGAAGAGCGGAGCGCCGTAGACCTTGCCGCCGATGGTCAGCGAGTACTTCGCGGTGGGGTCGATGTTCGTCGAGTCACCCCAGGCGCCGAACTCCTTGCTGATGTCCAGCAGTCCGCCGTCCTTGACGTAGCCGGCGGTGTCGGTGTTG is from Streptomyces hygroscopicus and encodes:
- a CDS encoding dehydrogenase, whose amino-acid sequence is MTLPGTLDEAVAALAAMPAAVPVAGGTDLMAAVNSGLLRPAALVGLGRISEIRGWRYLDGHALLGAGLTHARMGRPDFAALIPALAAAARAAGPPQIRNAGTLGGNIVTAAPTGDALPVLAALEATVIIAGPEGSRREIPVSHLLAGVDLLNPGELVGFVRVPLLHAPQTFIKATGRTGPGRATASVALVLDPARRGVRCAVGAVAPMPLRPLDAERWVASLIDWDGDRGHLDPQVTTAFGEYVAAACIPDPLPAQDGSEPVPLPPAAIHLRRTVAALARRALGRALA
- a CDS encoding beta-N-acetylhexosaminidase yields the protein MTHDAAGLIPAPRHDQSRTGRAGARIHPRHTALAAGPGTEGVARLLRTTLGQALGLSLPDGEPGGPDTVSLRIDAALEPEGYRLTVADGRVEIAGGTAAGVHWGTQTLRQLLGPDAFRRAPLRDAESGWELAERTVEDAPRFAWRGLMLDVARHFMPKDGVFAYLDLLAAHKLNVFHFHLTDDQGWRVEIRRYPKLTETGAWRERTKLGHRASPLWDERPHGGYYTQDDIREIVAYAAERHITVVPEIDIPGHSQAAIAAYPELGNTDVIDTASLGVWTTWGVNPNVLAPTDNTLRFFEHVLEEVLELFPGTFVHIGGDECPKDQWKASPAAQERIRAQGLADEGELQSWLIRHFGHWLAERGRRLIGWDEILEGGAPDAPLPEGAAVSSWQGYAGGIAAARAGHDVVMCPEQQVYFDHRQAPGEDEPVPIGYVRTLEDVYRFEPVPPQLTGADADRVLGAQANVWTEVMEDRRRVDYQTFPRLAAFAEVVWSALPPSSERDFGAFQGRMEAHYARLDALGVSYRPPAGPLPWQRRPGLLGRPREGAPPIV
- a CDS encoding sugar ABC transporter permease, with amino-acid sequence MSHSRVSLRIRRPWRFAAEATALIVAAVVAFPLYWMVLSAFKPEGEIQSTEPRPWTTAPSLDSFRRVFQQEDFGRYFLNSLLVAAVVVVASALIAFLAATAVARFRFRFRTTLLIMFLVAQMVPIEALTIPLFFLMRDLGESVPGIGLNTLGSLILPHIAFSLPFAIWMLRGFVKAVPEALEEAAYLDGASRSRFLWQILFPLVFPGLVATSVFSFISTWNDFLFAKSFIISATENSTLPMALLVFFKAEGNDWGGIMAASTVMTIPVLIFFVLVQRRLVSGLGGAVKD
- a CDS encoding sugar transporter; translation: MISGTAQHARRAPAKGRRSRPGPVVPAGRRAGKGSRRGAWTPWLYLAPALVVLGGLLIYPIYQLGLISFLEYTQAQVSGGEPTTFEGFANYAELFRDGEFWNVVVATLLFAAVCVVSTLAVGCALAVLLTRVRAIPRLALMLAALGAWATPAITGSTVWVFLFDPDFGPVNKILVWFGLSGFENYSWTYDRYSAFALVLFEVVWCSFPFVMVTVYAGIKSIPTEVLEAAALDGASTWRIWRTIMAPMLRPILVVVTIQSIIWDFKVFTQIYVMTDGGGIARQNMVLNVYAYQKAFASSQYSLGSAIGVVMLLILLVVTLVYLRLLRRQGEEL
- a CDS encoding ABC transporter substrate-binding protein: MKSSHLSVFSRLSSRVTVPVAALTLAGLAATGCAPSTSDNSSDKDEKSGKLRVWLFQEVNNAPKKKVIDEAVAGFEKEHDGTEVEVTYIPIDTRAQKIKAAFNDPKSAPDVIEYGNTDTAGYVKDGGLLDISKEFGAWGDSTNIDPTAKYSLTIGGKVYGAPLFVGVRALYYRTDVFKDLDLEPPTTQDELIATAKRIRSERSDLYGLAVGGAYTYGAMPFIWANGGDLASEKGKFGSNEYEAAIDSADAQKGVKAYTSLFGNDNCPAAKCAQWGGNDTVEAFASGKAGMAIGGDFSRQAIEAGKVKGKYKVVPLPGVKKGDIAPAFAGGNNVGVLKSTTHRTLAVDLLQTLSGKKTQRKLYDAMGFLPTFTDVRGDVAQKDPFVKPFVKTLNDSAKFVPASPGWAAIDAQLILPTMFQEIVSGRKNVETATKDAAKKMDEAFQQ